A stretch of the Streptomyces sp. NBC_01428 genome encodes the following:
- a CDS encoding acetyl/propionyl/methylcrotonyl-CoA carboxylase subunit alpha produces MFDTVLVANRGEIAVRVIRTLRALSVRSVAVFSDADADARHVREADTAVRIGPAPASESYLSVERLLEAAARTGAQAVHPGYGFLAENAAFAQACADAGLVFIGPSPEAISLMGDKIRAKETVKKAGVPVVPGSSGSGLTDDELIEAAREIGVPVLLKPSAGGGGKGMRLVRDAAVLAEEIAAARREARASFGDDTLLVERWVDRPRHIEIQVLADGHGHVVHLGERECSLQRRHQKIIEEAPSVFLDPATRAAMGEAAVQAARSCGYRGAGTVEFIVPGGDASSYYFMEMNTRLQVEHPVTELVTGLDLVEWQLRVAAGEPLPYGQDDITLTGHAVEARICAEDPARGFLPSGGTVLALREPQGDGVRTDSGLSEGTEVGSLYDPMLSKVIAYGPDRPTALRRLRAALADTVTLGVQTNAGFLRRLLAHPDVVAGDLDTGLVEREAAGLVPDGVPDEVYEAAAAVRLDGLTPAGDGWTDPFSVPTGWRLGGTPKPATFSLRVLDPVAYTPRGTHTVGAGQVAVTLDGVRHTFHRAGDWIGRDGDAWHVRDHDPVAASLTGAAHAGADSLTAPMPGTVTVVKVAVGDEVTAGQSLLVVEAMKMEHVISAPHAGTVSELDVTPGTTVAMDQVLAVVTPAEEAETA; encoded by the coding sequence ATGTTCGACACGGTGCTTGTGGCCAACCGGGGCGAGATCGCCGTACGCGTCATCCGCACGCTGCGCGCGCTCAGCGTGCGCTCGGTGGCCGTCTTCTCGGACGCCGACGCCGACGCGCGGCACGTCCGCGAGGCCGACACGGCCGTACGGATCGGGCCCGCGCCCGCGTCCGAGAGCTATCTGTCGGTGGAGCGGCTGCTGGAGGCGGCGGCCCGGACCGGCGCCCAGGCCGTCCACCCGGGGTACGGCTTCCTCGCCGAGAACGCCGCCTTCGCGCAGGCCTGCGCGGACGCAGGACTCGTGTTCATCGGGCCGTCCCCCGAGGCGATCTCGCTCATGGGCGACAAGATCCGCGCCAAGGAGACCGTGAAGAAGGCCGGGGTCCCGGTCGTCCCCGGCTCCTCCGGCAGCGGTCTGACCGACGACGAACTGATCGAGGCCGCCCGCGAGATCGGCGTGCCGGTGCTCCTGAAGCCGAGCGCGGGCGGTGGCGGCAAGGGCATGCGCCTGGTCCGCGACGCCGCCGTCCTCGCCGAGGAGATCGCCGCCGCCCGCCGCGAGGCACGCGCCTCCTTCGGCGACGACACCCTCCTCGTGGAGCGCTGGGTCGACCGTCCCCGGCACATCGAGATCCAGGTCCTCGCGGACGGACACGGCCACGTGGTGCACCTGGGCGAGCGGGAGTGCTCGCTGCAGCGCCGCCACCAGAAGATCATCGAGGAGGCGCCCAGCGTGTTCCTCGACCCCGCCACCCGGGCCGCGATGGGCGAGGCGGCCGTCCAGGCGGCCCGCTCCTGCGGCTACCGCGGCGCGGGCACGGTCGAGTTCATCGTCCCGGGCGGCGACGCCTCGTCGTACTACTTCATGGAGATGAACACCCGCCTCCAGGTGGAGCACCCGGTCACCGAACTGGTCACCGGCCTCGACCTCGTCGAGTGGCAGCTGCGGGTCGCCGCCGGTGAGCCGCTCCCCTACGGGCAGGACGACATCACCCTCACCGGGCACGCCGTGGAGGCGCGGATCTGCGCCGAGGACCCCGCGCGCGGCTTCCTCCCCTCCGGCGGCACGGTGCTCGCGCTGCGCGAGCCCCAGGGCGACGGGGTGCGCACCGACTCGGGCCTGTCGGAGGGCACCGAGGTGGGCAGCCTCTACGACCCGATGCTCTCGAAGGTCATCGCGTACGGCCCCGACCGGCCGACGGCGCTGCGCCGCCTGCGGGCCGCGCTCGCCGACACGGTCACCCTCGGCGTCCAGACCAACGCGGGCTTCCTGCGCCGGCTGCTGGCCCACCCGGACGTGGTGGCCGGCGACCTGGACACCGGACTGGTCGAGCGCGAGGCGGCCGGCCTGGTCCCGGACGGAGTGCCGGATGAGGTGTACGAGGCGGCCGCCGCCGTGCGGCTCGACGGGCTGACCCCGGCGGGCGACGGCTGGACCGACCCGTTCTCCGTGCCCACCGGCTGGCGGCTGGGCGGCACGCCGAAGCCGGCCACGTTCTCGCTGCGGGTCCTCGACCCCGTCGCCTACACCCCGCGCGGCACCCACACGGTCGGTGCGGGACAGGTGGCGGTGACCCTCGACGGGGTGCGCCACACCTTCCACCGCGCCGGCGACTGGATCGGCCGCGACGGCGACGCCTGGCACGTCCGCGACCACGACCCGGTGGCCGCCTCGCTGACCGGCGCCGCGCACGCCGGGGCCGACTCGCTGACCGCCCCGATGCCGGGCACGGTGACCGTCGTGAAGGTCGCCGTCGGCGACGAGGTGACCGCCGGACAGAGCCTGCTGGTGGTCGAGGCGATGAAGATGGAGCACGTCATCTCCGCCCCGCACGCCGGCACGGTCAGCGAGCTGGACGTCACGCCGGGCACCACCGTCGCGATGGACCAGGTCCTCGCGGTCGTCACCCCGGCCGAGGAGGCGGAGACAGCATGA
- a CDS encoding hydroxymethylglutaryl-CoA lyase, which yields MSTSELGLPMAVPAEDLPARVRIYEVGARDGLQNEKATVPTEVKAEFIRRLAGAGLTTIEATSFVHPKWVPQLADAEQLFPQVSELPVALPVLVPNERGLDRALALGARHVAVFASATESFARANLNRGLDEALAMFEPVVRRAKDGRLTVRAYVSMCFGDPWEGPVPVHQVVRVCKALMDMGADELSLGDTIGVATPGHVGSLLAELNAGGVPTSAIGVHFHDTYGQALSNTLAALQHGVSTVDASAGGLGGCPYAKSATGNLATEDLVWMLQGLGIDTGVDLGRLTATSVWMAGRLGRPSPSRTVKALGNSTQSHQE from the coding sequence ATGAGCACGTCCGAACTGGGCCTGCCGATGGCCGTACCGGCCGAGGACCTGCCCGCCCGGGTGCGGATCTACGAGGTCGGCGCACGCGACGGTCTGCAGAACGAGAAGGCGACCGTGCCCACCGAGGTCAAGGCGGAGTTCATCCGCCGCCTCGCCGGCGCGGGACTGACCACCATCGAGGCGACCAGCTTCGTGCACCCCAAGTGGGTTCCCCAACTGGCCGACGCCGAGCAGCTGTTCCCCCAGGTGTCCGAACTGCCGGTGGCACTCCCCGTCCTCGTGCCGAACGAACGCGGACTGGACCGGGCGCTCGCGCTCGGCGCCCGGCACGTCGCCGTCTTCGCCAGTGCGACGGAGTCCTTCGCCCGGGCCAATCTGAACCGCGGCCTCGACGAGGCGCTCGCCATGTTCGAGCCCGTGGTGCGCCGCGCGAAGGACGGCCGGCTCACGGTCCGCGCCTACGTCTCGATGTGCTTCGGCGACCCGTGGGAGGGGCCGGTCCCGGTCCATCAGGTCGTCCGGGTCTGCAAGGCGCTCATGGACATGGGCGCCGACGAGCTGAGCCTCGGCGACACGATCGGCGTGGCCACCCCCGGCCATGTGGGGTCGCTGCTGGCCGAGTTGAACGCGGGGGGCGTGCCGACCAGCGCGATCGGCGTGCACTTCCACGACACCTACGGCCAGGCACTGTCCAACACCCTGGCCGCCCTCCAGCACGGCGTCAGCACCGTCGACGCCTCCGCGGGCGGCCTCGGCGGCTGCCCGTACGCGAAGTCCGCGACCGGCAACCTCGCCACCGAGGACCTCGTGTGGATGCTCCAGGGCCTCGGTATCGACACCGGGGTCGACCTCGGCCGCCTCACCGCCACCAGCGTGTGGATGGCCGGACGACTGGGCCGACCCAGCCCCTCCCGCACCGTCAAAGCGCTCGGTAACTCGACTCAGTCCCACCAGGAGTGA
- a CDS encoding acyl-CoA dehydrogenase family protein produces the protein MRRTVFNEDHEAFRETLRAFIEAEVVPVYDEWFAAGQAPRDFYLKLAELGIFGIRVDEEFGGAGIDSYKFEAVMYEETARAGVQFGGSGVHVLLGLPYIKMLATDEQKKRFLPKFVTGEEMWALAMTEPGTGSDLAGMKTTAKLSEDGTHYVLNGSKTFITGGVHADRVIVCARTSAPTADDRRFGISLFAVDTKSEGYSIGRKLDKLGLKTSDTAELAFVDVKVPVEDLLGEENKGFHYLGHNLASERWGIAFGAYAQAKAAVRFAKEYVQERTVFGKPVASFQNTKFELAACQAEVDAAEAVADRALEALDAGELTPAEAASAKLFCTEVAHRVIDRCLQLHGGYGFMNEYPIARLYADNRVNRIYGGTSEIMKTIIAKNMGL, from the coding sequence GTGCGCCGTACTGTGTTCAACGAGGACCACGAGGCGTTCCGGGAGACCCTGCGCGCCTTCATCGAGGCCGAGGTCGTCCCGGTCTACGACGAGTGGTTCGCCGCCGGCCAGGCGCCGCGCGACTTCTACCTCAAGCTCGCCGAGCTCGGCATCTTCGGCATCCGTGTCGACGAGGAGTTCGGCGGCGCCGGCATCGACTCGTACAAGTTCGAAGCCGTGATGTACGAGGAGACCGCGCGCGCCGGTGTCCAGTTCGGCGGCTCGGGCGTGCACGTGCTGCTCGGCCTGCCCTACATCAAGATGCTCGCCACCGACGAGCAGAAGAAGCGCTTCCTGCCGAAGTTCGTCACCGGCGAGGAGATGTGGGCCCTCGCGATGACCGAGCCGGGCACCGGCTCCGACCTCGCGGGCATGAAGACCACCGCCAAGCTCTCCGAGGACGGCACGCACTACGTCCTCAACGGCTCCAAGACCTTCATCACCGGCGGCGTGCACGCCGACCGTGTGATCGTCTGCGCGCGCACCTCCGCGCCCACCGCCGACGACCGCCGCTTCGGCATCTCGCTGTTCGCCGTGGACACCAAGTCCGAGGGCTACTCCATCGGCCGCAAGCTCGACAAGCTCGGCCTGAAGACCTCCGACACCGCCGAGCTGGCGTTCGTCGACGTGAAGGTGCCCGTCGAGGACCTGCTCGGCGAGGAGAACAAGGGCTTCCACTACCTGGGCCACAACCTCGCCTCCGAGCGCTGGGGCATCGCCTTCGGCGCCTACGCGCAGGCCAAGGCCGCCGTCCGGTTCGCCAAGGAGTACGTCCAAGAGCGCACGGTCTTCGGCAAGCCCGTCGCCTCCTTCCAGAACACCAAGTTCGAGCTGGCCGCCTGCCAGGCCGAGGTGGACGCGGCCGAGGCCGTCGCCGACCGCGCCCTGGAGGCCCTCGACGCGGGCGAGCTGACCCCCGCCGAAGCCGCCAGCGCCAAGCTGTTCTGCACCGAGGTCGCGCACCGCGTCATCGACCGCTGCCTCCAGCTGCACGGCGGCTACGGCTTCATGAACGAGTACCCGATCGCCCGCCTGTACGCGGACAACCGCGTCAACCGCATCTACGGCGGCACCAGCGAGATCATGAAGACGATCATCGCCAAGAACATGGGCCTGTAA
- a CDS encoding cation diffusion facilitator family transporter: MTEAARDEAAGPDGGGESVATVIVAAVANLGIALAKAVAGIISGSSAMLSEAAHSVADTVTEILLLTALKRSEKPADEEHPLGYGPERYIWALLAAVATFVGGAVFSIYDGVHTLVAGEELGNPLVSYIVLGVAFLLEGFSLRTGLRQARGEAARVDTTFKHYLRHTPDTAVKAVVLEDSAALVGLVLAAGGLLGGQLTGSGVWDGVASLLIGVLLLYVAWVLGRSNAELLIGRPLPKAMRERIRAELLAVEHVEAVLELTTLVQGPREALVAAKVDFRDVSTAAQIEWACEQAEDRLRTVFPSVIRVYLDPTPGYAQRRAEGLNPWP; the protein is encoded by the coding sequence ATGACTGAAGCAGCGCGGGACGAAGCGGCCGGTCCTGACGGCGGGGGCGAGAGCGTCGCCACGGTGATCGTCGCCGCCGTCGCCAATCTCGGGATCGCCCTCGCCAAGGCGGTCGCCGGCATCATCAGCGGATCCAGCGCGATGCTGTCGGAGGCCGCGCACTCCGTCGCCGACACCGTCACGGAGATCCTGCTGCTGACGGCCCTGAAACGCAGCGAGAAACCGGCCGACGAGGAGCATCCGCTGGGCTACGGCCCCGAGCGCTACATCTGGGCGCTGCTCGCCGCCGTCGCCACCTTCGTCGGCGGCGCCGTCTTCTCGATCTACGACGGCGTGCACACCCTGGTCGCGGGGGAGGAGCTGGGCAACCCCCTCGTCTCGTACATCGTGCTCGGCGTCGCCTTCCTGCTGGAGGGCTTCTCCCTGCGGACGGGACTGCGGCAGGCCCGCGGCGAGGCCGCCCGCGTCGACACCACGTTCAAGCACTACCTGCGGCACACGCCGGACACCGCCGTGAAGGCCGTCGTGCTGGAGGACTCGGCGGCGCTGGTCGGCCTGGTGCTCGCCGCGGGCGGCCTGCTGGGCGGCCAGCTCACCGGCTCGGGCGTCTGGGACGGCGTCGCCTCGCTCCTCATCGGCGTGCTGCTGCTCTACGTCGCCTGGGTGCTCGGCCGGTCCAACGCGGAACTGCTCATCGGACGGCCCCTGCCCAAGGCGATGCGCGAGCGGATCCGGGCGGAGCTGCTGGCGGTCGAGCACGTGGAGGCCGTCCTGGAGCTGACCACGCTCGTGCAGGGCCCGCGGGAGGCACTCGTGGCCGCCAAGGTCGACTTCCGGGACGTGTCGACGGCGGCCCAGATCGAGTGGGCCTGCGAACAGGCAGAGGACCGGCTCCGGACGGTGTTCCCCTCGGTGATCCGGGTCTACCTGGACCCGACGCCGGGGTACGCCCAGCGCCGGGCGGAGGGCCTGAACCCCTGGCCGTGA
- a CDS encoding phosphatase gives MPIPGTPSRAELVDHLVKTRIAGDVATPRENNLSHYRKLANGERNWWLGLELGDRWTDEQDVLAVMAERVGVNDDPEFRYGQDTIDPELTVDGLDRLAARLRKAAEGRQRVLFATGHPGGLLDVHRATAAALRAAGCEIVVIPEGLQTDEGYVMQFADVAMLEHGATLWHTHSGEPMRAILDGLAREGRPLPDLVVADHGWAGRAGQQGVDSVGYADCNDPALFLAEAEGTVQVVVPLDDHVVSPRHYDPMTAYLLKEAGLA, from the coding sequence ATGCCGATACCCGGGACTCCCAGCCGCGCCGAACTTGTCGACCATCTCGTGAAGACCCGCATCGCGGGCGATGTCGCCACCCCCCGCGAGAACAACCTCTCCCACTACCGCAAGCTGGCCAACGGCGAGCGCAACTGGTGGCTCGGCCTGGAGCTCGGCGACCGCTGGACCGACGAGCAGGACGTGCTCGCGGTGATGGCGGAGCGGGTCGGTGTCAACGACGACCCGGAGTTCCGGTACGGGCAGGACACCATCGATCCCGAGCTGACCGTGGACGGTCTGGACCGCCTCGCGGCCCGGCTGCGCAAGGCGGCCGAGGGGCGCCAGCGGGTGCTGTTCGCGACCGGCCACCCCGGCGGTCTGCTCGACGTGCACCGCGCCACGGCCGCCGCGCTGCGCGCCGCCGGCTGCGAGATCGTGGTGATCCCGGAAGGCCTCCAGACGGACGAGGGCTACGTCATGCAGTTCGCGGACGTCGCCATGCTGGAGCACGGGGCCACGCTGTGGCACACCCACTCCGGCGAGCCGATGCGCGCGATCCTCGACGGCCTGGCGCGCGAGGGCCGCCCGCTGCCCGACCTGGTCGTCGCCGACCACGGCTGGGCGGGCCGCGCGGGCCAGCAGGGCGTGGACTCCGTCGGCTACGCCGACTGCAACGACCCGGCCCTGTTCCTCGCCGAGGCGGAGGGCACCGTCCAGGTCGTGGTCCCGCTCGACGACCACGTCGTCAGCCCGCGCCACTACGACCCGATGACCGCGTATCTGCTGAAGGAAGCCGGCCTGGCGTAA
- a CDS encoding acyl-CoA thioesterase, translating to MSEALQSLLDLLDLERIEEDIFRGRSRSAVVPRVFGGQVAAQALVAAGRTVPGDRHAHSLHAYFLRAGDPGAPIVYTVDRIRDGRSFTTRRVVAVQHGQPIFHLSASFQTYEEGLEHQATMPPAPDPETLPTAAELLPRYADRFSGSDVLERLLETRESVDLRYVDPPPYGTVGEPREPRSQVWFRTNGKLDGAVDQPLLHVVLATYVSDMTLLDSVLLAHGRGGWVTGDVVGASLDHAMWFHRPFRADEWLLYDQESPSASGGRGLGQARIYTRDGRLAISVIQEGVVRVPR from the coding sequence ATGAGCGAGGCACTTCAGTCCCTCCTCGATCTGCTCGACCTCGAGCGGATCGAGGAGGACATCTTCCGCGGCCGGTCCCGTTCGGCCGTCGTCCCCCGCGTCTTCGGCGGGCAGGTGGCGGCGCAGGCACTGGTCGCCGCCGGGCGCACGGTCCCGGGGGACCGGCACGCCCACTCCCTGCACGCCTACTTCCTGCGGGCGGGCGATCCGGGCGCGCCCATCGTCTACACCGTGGACCGCATCCGGGACGGCCGGTCCTTCACCACCCGCCGGGTGGTCGCCGTCCAGCACGGACAGCCGATCTTCCACCTCTCCGCGTCCTTCCAGACGTACGAGGAGGGCCTGGAGCACCAGGCGACGATGCCGCCGGCGCCCGACCCCGAGACGCTGCCCACGGCCGCCGAGCTGCTGCCCCGGTACGCCGACCGCTTCTCCGGCTCCGACGTCCTGGAACGCCTCCTGGAGACCCGCGAGTCCGTCGACCTGCGCTACGTCGACCCGCCGCCGTACGGCACCGTCGGCGAGCCCCGGGAACCGCGCTCCCAGGTGTGGTTCCGCACCAACGGCAAGCTCGACGGCGCCGTCGACCAGCCGCTGCTGCACGTCGTCCTCGCCACCTACGTCTCCGACATGACCCTCCTCGACTCGGTCCTCCTCGCCCACGGGCGCGGCGGCTGGGTCACCGGGGACGTCGTCGGGGCGTCCCTGGACCACGCCATGTGGTTCCACCGCCCGTTCCGCGCCGACGAATGGCTCCTGTACGACCAGGAGTCGCCGTCCGCGTCCGGCGGCCGGGGCCTCGGCCAGGCCCGCATCTACACCCGGGACGGCCGCCTCGCCATCTCGGTCATCCAGGAAGGCGTGGTCCGCGTCCCCCGGTAG
- a CDS encoding SACE_7040 family transcriptional regulator has product MATRTDAPTRREQILKEAARLFAERGFHGVGVDEIGAAVGISGPGLYRHFPGKDAMLAELLVGISGQLLTGGKRRVAEAEGGAGALLDSLIEGHIDFALDDRPLITLHDRELDRLRDSDRKLVRQLQRQYVELWVEVVREVYPELAEPAARSAVHSVFGLLNSTPHLGRPGALPGRAVTAELLHRMARGAFGAAAVAPGA; this is encoded by the coding sequence ATGGCCACGAGAACCGACGCCCCCACCCGCCGCGAGCAGATCCTCAAGGAGGCGGCCCGGCTCTTCGCCGAGCGCGGCTTCCACGGCGTGGGCGTGGACGAGATAGGGGCGGCGGTCGGCATCAGCGGCCCCGGGCTGTACCGGCACTTCCCGGGCAAGGACGCGATGCTCGCCGAACTGCTGGTCGGGATCAGCGGCCAGCTCCTCACGGGCGGCAAGCGCCGGGTGGCCGAGGCGGAGGGGGGCGCCGGGGCGCTGCTCGACTCGCTCATCGAGGGCCACATCGACTTCGCGCTCGACGACCGCCCCCTGATCACCCTGCACGACCGTGAGCTGGACCGCCTGCGGGACAGCGACCGCAAGCTCGTGCGCCAGCTCCAGCGGCAGTACGTCGAGCTGTGGGTGGAGGTGGTCCGCGAGGTGTACCCGGAGCTGGCCGAGCCCGCCGCCCGGTCGGCCGTGCACTCGGTCTTCGGTCTGCTGAACTCCACCCCGCACCTCGGGCGCCCCGGCGCCCTGCCCGGGCGTGCCGTGACGGCGGAGCTGCTGCACCGGATGGCCCGGGGCGCCTTCGGGGCGGCGGCGGTGGCCCCCGGCGCGTGA
- a CDS encoding DUF5713 family protein: protein MAVTNGRVGEHAFLRGMYADGYYPDHVVDRGRVILLGLCERIEAERPADLAALYVLTHAATEEFNALQDAFWEADSDIETVAREEIAEDFWFVASAYGFAAADVEELIAPRDW, encoded by the coding sequence GTGGCGGTCACCAATGGTCGGGTGGGGGAGCACGCGTTCCTGCGCGGGATGTACGCCGACGGGTACTACCCGGACCACGTCGTCGACCGCGGCCGGGTGATCCTGCTCGGCCTGTGCGAGCGGATCGAGGCGGAGCGGCCCGCGGACCTCGCCGCGCTGTACGTGCTCACCCACGCGGCGACCGAGGAGTTCAACGCGCTCCAGGACGCGTTCTGGGAGGCGGACAGCGACATCGAGACGGTCGCCCGCGAGGAGATAGCGGAGGACTTCTGGTTCGTGGCCTCGGCGTACGGGTTCGCCGCCGCGGACGTGGAGGAGCTGATCGCCCCCCGGGACTGGTGA
- a CDS encoding carboxyl transferase domain-containing protein has translation MHEAPELTSAADPASEAWRANEAAHRALGEELRHKLAAARLGGGEKARARHTARGKLLPRDRVDTLLDPGSPFLELAPLAADGMYDGAAPAAGVVAGIGRVSGRECVIVANDATVKGGTYYPMTVKKHLRAQEVALENRLPCIYLVDSGGAFLPMQDEVFPDRDHFGRIFYNQARMSGAGIPQIAAVLGSCTAGGAYVPAMSDEAVIVRGQGTIFLGGPPLVKAATGEVVTAEELGGGEVHSRVSGVTDHLAEDDAHALRIVRNIAATLPARGGLPWSVEQSVEPKVDPFGLYGAVPVDSRTPYDVREVIARVVDGSRFAEFKAEFGQTLVTGFARIHGHPVGIVANNGILFSESAQKGAHFIELCDQRGIPLVFLQNISGFMVGRQYEAGGIAKHGAKMVTAVACTRVPKLTVVIGGSYGAGNYSMCGRAYSPRFLWMWPGAKISVMGGEQAASVLATVKRDQLEGRGESWPAADEEDFKAPIRRQYEQQGNAYYATARLWDDGVIDPMETRQVLGLALTACANAPLGDPQFGVFRM, from the coding sequence ATGCACGAGGCACCGGAGCTGACGAGCGCGGCCGATCCCGCGTCGGAGGCCTGGCGGGCCAACGAGGCCGCGCACCGCGCGCTGGGCGAGGAGCTGCGCCACAAGCTGGCCGCGGCGCGGCTCGGCGGCGGCGAGAAGGCGCGCGCCCGGCACACCGCGCGCGGAAAGCTGCTGCCCCGCGACCGCGTGGACACCCTCCTCGACCCCGGCTCGCCCTTCCTGGAGCTGGCGCCGCTCGCCGCCGACGGGATGTACGACGGGGCGGCCCCGGCCGCCGGCGTCGTCGCGGGGATCGGCCGGGTCAGCGGCCGGGAGTGCGTGATCGTCGCCAACGACGCCACGGTCAAGGGCGGCACGTACTACCCGATGACGGTGAAGAAGCACCTGCGCGCCCAGGAGGTCGCGCTGGAGAACCGCCTGCCGTGCATCTACCTCGTGGACTCCGGGGGTGCCTTCCTGCCGATGCAGGACGAGGTGTTCCCCGACCGCGACCACTTCGGGCGGATCTTCTACAACCAGGCGCGGATGTCCGGGGCGGGCATCCCGCAGATCGCCGCCGTCCTCGGCTCCTGCACGGCGGGCGGGGCGTACGTCCCGGCGATGAGCGACGAGGCGGTGATCGTCCGCGGTCAGGGCACGATCTTCCTCGGCGGTCCGCCGCTGGTGAAGGCCGCCACCGGCGAGGTCGTCACGGCCGAGGAGCTGGGCGGCGGCGAGGTCCACTCCCGCGTGTCGGGCGTCACCGACCACCTCGCGGAGGACGACGCGCACGCCCTGCGGATCGTCCGGAACATCGCGGCCACCCTCCCCGCGCGCGGGGGGCTGCCCTGGTCGGTGGAGCAGTCGGTCGAGCCCAAGGTGGACCCGTTCGGGCTGTACGGCGCGGTGCCGGTCGACTCCCGCACCCCGTACGACGTGCGCGAGGTCATCGCGCGCGTGGTGGACGGTTCCCGCTTCGCCGAGTTCAAGGCCGAGTTCGGGCAGACCCTGGTCACCGGGTTCGCCCGGATCCACGGCCACCCGGTCGGCATCGTCGCGAACAACGGCATCCTCTTCTCCGAGTCGGCCCAGAAGGGCGCCCACTTCATCGAGCTGTGCGACCAGCGCGGCATCCCGCTGGTGTTCCTCCAGAACATCTCGGGCTTCATGGTCGGCCGGCAGTACGAGGCCGGTGGCATCGCCAAGCACGGCGCCAAGATGGTGACGGCCGTCGCCTGCACCCGCGTGCCGAAGCTGACCGTCGTGATCGGCGGGTCGTACGGAGCGGGCAACTACTCGATGTGCGGCCGGGCGTACTCGCCGCGCTTCCTGTGGATGTGGCCCGGCGCGAAGATCTCCGTGATGGGCGGCGAGCAGGCCGCTTCGGTCCTCGCGACGGTCAAGCGCGACCAGCTGGAGGGACGCGGCGAGTCGTGGCCGGCCGCGGACGAGGAGGACTTCAAGGCGCCGATCCGCCGGCAGTACGAACAGCAGGGGAACGCCTACTACGCCACGGCCCGCCTCTGGGACGACGGAGTGATCGACCCGATGGAGACCCGGCAGGTCCTGGGACTCGCCCTGACCGCCTGTGCCAACGCGCCCCTGGGTGACCCCCAGTTCGGCGTCTTCCGGATGTGA